In one Diabrotica virgifera virgifera chromosome 7, PGI_DIABVI_V3a genomic region, the following are encoded:
- the LOC114326757 gene encoding 52 kDa repressor of the inhibitor of the protein kinase-like, giving the protein MVEDRNTTGTVKEVITFFRQNGQRRAIVGTLQKLCETRWTEKYKEIRKFSEQFVSIAEALQTLSTEGNRDTRQKAFQLHCAVTNTAFVICLHVIAKYSAKLEIVTQMLQGVSVDILKISKHIQKVTELFSSDRQNGEKEFDNIMANVETTANKLEIELTYPRVAARQVHRSNHSTQTINEYYRKSIFLPYLDSLVQSLKDRFSDRNKPSFEIFNLHPKIMKDLSKEDFEKSINNIDSTYCELLDNFKEQSILWFDLWKNTEIDAKALEKLNLIEVLEHEHACFLPSVAKAIQIALCLPPTTCTIERSFSTLKRVKTWIRNTMSNNRLSGLCLLSVHRRKIKENKENFMQKVIDLFAMDTRRIQLLFK; this is encoded by the exons GAATACAACTGGCACAGTTAAAGAAGTTATAACATTTTTTCGGCAGAATGGCCAAAGAAGGGCAATAGTGGGAActcttcaaaaactatgtgaaaccaGATGGACcgaaaaatataaagaaattcgAAAGTTTAGTGAGCAGTTTGTTAGCATCGCTGAAGCACTTCAGACTCTATCGACTGAAGGTAACCGTGACACAAGGCAGAAAGCTTTCCAGCTTCATTGCGCAGTTACAAATACAGCATTTGTGATATGTCTACATGTGATTGCCAAATACTCTGCCAAGTTAGAAATCGTTACGCAAATGTTACAAGGTGTCAGTGTAGATATTTTGAAGATAtcaaaacacattcagaaggtTACTGAGCTATTCAGTTCAGACCGACAAAATGGAGAAAAAGAGTTTGATAACATTATGGCAAATGTTGAAACAACAGCAAACAAGCTTGAAATCGAGCTCACATATCCTCGTGTTGCTGCGAGACAGGTTCACAGATCAAATCACTCTACCCAGACTATCAACGAATACTATAGAAAGTCCATTTTCTTGCCTTATTTGGATTCTTTGGTTCAATCGTTGAAAGATAGGTTTTCAGATAGAAACAAACCATCATTTGAAATTTTCAATCTGCACCCTAAAATCATGAAAGATCTTTCTAAGGAAGATTTTGAAAAGTCTATTAACAACATAGACAGCACATATTGTGAATTGTTAGACAACTTTAAGGAGCAATCAATTCTGTGGTTCGACCTTTGGAAAAACACGGAGATAGATGCCAAAGCCTTGGAAAAACTGAACTTGATAGAGGTTCTTGAGCATGAGCATGCCTGCTTTTTGCCGTCAGTAGCAAAAGCCATCCAAATAGCTCTTTGTCTGCCACCAACAACTTGCACCATCGAGCGATCATTCAG CACTCTCAAGCGTGTGAAGACCTGGATAAGGAATACGATGTCGAACAATCGTCTAAGTGGGCTATGCCTGTTATCTGTACacagaagaaaaataaaagaaaataaagaaaacttCATGCAGAAAGTAATTGATTTATTTGCGATGGACACCAGAagaattcaattattatttaagtAA